Proteins encoded by one window of Chryseobacterium aquaeductus:
- a CDS encoding HD domain-containing protein translates to MNNLVEAVSSYMILFLSENLSNELVFHNINHTYEVVAAAREIGSQCDLSDYEMLALEVAAWFHDCGYANIYLGHENESKKIAEIFLENYGCEKDFTETVLNCIQSTKYPPKPSSLIEKVLCDADLYHLTRANYPKYEKALRMEFEIFLKLIYTDEEWLKKNCWFLSEHTYYSDFGQKVLSKFKETNIQMYCPK, encoded by the coding sequence ATGAACAATCTAGTAGAAGCTGTAAGCAGCTATATGATATTGTTTCTTTCGGAAAATCTTTCGAATGAGCTTGTTTTTCATAACATCAACCATACTTATGAAGTTGTTGCTGCGGCGAGAGAAATTGGCTCTCAATGCGATCTTTCTGACTACGAAATGCTTGCTTTAGAAGTTGCTGCCTGGTTCCACGATTGTGGGTATGCAAACATATATCTCGGTCACGAAAATGAAAGTAAGAAAATAGCTGAGATCTTTTTGGAAAATTATGGATGTGAAAAAGATTTTACTGAGACTGTTTTAAACTGTATTCAATCCACAAAATATCCGCCCAAACCTTCTTCATTAATCGAAAAAGTGTTATGTGATGCTGATCTGTATCATTTGACAAGAGCGAATTATCCAAAGTATGAAAAGGCATTGAGAATGGAATTTGAAATATTTCTAAAACTGATTTACACTGACGAGGAATGGCTCAAAAAGAACTGTTGGTTTCTTTCAGAACATACCTATTACTCAGATTTTGGTCAAAAAGTTCTTTCGAAATTTAAAGAGACCAACATTCAGATGTATTGTCCTAAATAA
- a CDS encoding TonB-dependent receptor domain-containing protein yields the protein MYRIRLLLFFITVLCSSIAYAQVAGITISGLIKNKTNKLALSYVNVLARTEKDTAFVAGTITNEEGRFSLTGIKPGNYQLEFSLSGFRKQRQPLFVGSLSEFLEIPPIELEQEADKETKIEEVVLTASKKNEVSNQLDKKTYSVADNISQSGGSVLQSMQNLPGVTVQDGKVQLRGNDKVTVLIDGKQTALTGFGSQSGLDNIPASAIDKIEIINNPSSKYDANGNAGIINIIMKKNNKNGWNGKGSFTYGTGSYWVRKENLPTIRPQYTITPKINPSLSLNYRKDKINVFLQADNLYTETLNKNEFVTRTYDDGTIINSQLKRNRNTNYLTTKAGIDWKIDAQNTLTISGLYGSEKIIDRGDQPFFNGDFSQRLRLWQFLEDELKTTIMGTASYQHKFKDAGHLLNVGFNYTFHREDEKYFYDNYLPASTGTDAFKLLSDEQVYDFNVDYVKPLKYGRIETGIKLRNRSIPTNMNFIPGVNSVLDVNAGGWATYKELIPAIYGNYIFENEKWEAELGVRLEYVKIQYNVNPNHPTYKSDSYNYTQPFPNLRLAYKLNDYNKLSVFYNRRVDRPNEVDIRIFPKYDDAEIIKVGNPQLRPQFTNSIELGHKYNWDNGYLYSALYHRFANGTITRISSIVPESRLIYAVFQNAGKSYNSGLEMIWNQKVSKAYSFNVNGNIYRNQIDAFSVENLYPQPNIFSSNQEIAISGNVKLNNIFKFSKGFDAQLTAVYLAPDIIPQGKIGLRFSVDLGVKKSVQNGKGEIFVNATDLLNTMVIKKKIQGNGFSYTSDDYYETQVLRLGYSYKF from the coding sequence ATGTATAGAATCAGATTATTGCTTTTTTTTATAACGGTATTATGCTCTTCTATAGCGTATGCTCAGGTTGCAGGAATTACGATTTCAGGATTGATTAAAAATAAAACAAACAAACTGGCTTTGTCTTACGTGAATGTCTTGGCAAGAACAGAAAAAGATACCGCATTTGTAGCAGGAACAATTACCAATGAAGAAGGAAGATTCTCGTTAACAGGAATCAAACCTGGAAATTACCAATTGGAATTTTCGCTCTCGGGATTTCGAAAGCAGAGGCAGCCACTTTTTGTAGGAAGTCTATCAGAGTTTTTAGAGATTCCACCAATAGAGCTTGAACAAGAAGCTGACAAGGAAACAAAAATCGAAGAGGTTGTTCTTACTGCTTCAAAGAAAAATGAAGTTAGCAATCAGCTTGATAAAAAGACCTATTCTGTCGCAGATAATATCAGCCAAAGTGGAGGTTCTGTTTTGCAAAGTATGCAAAATCTTCCCGGCGTAACTGTTCAGGACGGAAAAGTCCAATTGCGTGGAAATGATAAAGTAACTGTTTTAATTGATGGTAAACAGACCGCTCTTACGGGGTTTGGAAGCCAATCAGGATTGGATAATATTCCGGCTTCTGCGATTGATAAAATCGAGATTATCAACAATCCGTCTTCAAAATATGATGCCAACGGAAATGCCGGAATCATCAATATTATTATGAAGAAAAATAACAAAAATGGCTGGAACGGGAAAGGTAGTTTTACATATGGAACGGGTTCTTATTGGGTAAGAAAAGAAAATCTTCCGACGATAAGACCTCAATATACGATTACGCCAAAAATCAACCCTTCACTTTCGCTTAATTATAGAAAAGATAAGATTAATGTTTTTCTTCAGGCTGATAATTTATACACGGAAACATTAAATAAAAATGAATTTGTAACCCGAACATATGACGACGGAACAATTATTAATTCACAATTAAAAAGAAACAGAAATACAAATTATCTCACGACAAAAGCCGGAATCGATTGGAAAATTGATGCTCAAAACACCTTAACCATTTCAGGACTGTACGGAAGTGAAAAGATCATTGACCGTGGAGATCAGCCATTTTTTAACGGAGATTTTTCACAGCGTCTTCGTCTTTGGCAGTTTTTGGAGGATGAGTTGAAAACCACAATTATGGGAACGGCTTCTTATCAGCACAAATTCAAAGACGCGGGACATTTATTGAATGTTGGATTTAATTATACATTCCATAGAGAAGACGAGAAATATTTCTATGATAATTATTTGCCGGCTTCAACAGGAACTGATGCTTTTAAATTATTGTCTGACGAACAGGTTTATGATTTTAATGTTGATTATGTAAAGCCTTTGAAATATGGACGAATCGAAACGGGAATTAAGCTGAGAAACAGAAGCATTCCAACCAATATGAATTTTATTCCGGGCGTCAATTCTGTTTTAGATGTTAATGCAGGAGGTTGGGCGACTTATAAAGAATTAATTCCTGCCATTTATGGTAATTATATTTTTGAAAATGAAAAATGGGAAGCCGAACTTGGTGTAAGACTCGAATATGTGAAAATTCAGTATAATGTTAACCCAAATCATCCAACTTATAAAAGTGACAGTTACAATTATACACAGCCATTCCCAAACCTGAGATTGGCTTATAAATTAAACGATTACAACAAGTTATCGGTATTTTATAATAGAAGAGTTGACCGACCCAATGAAGTTGATATCCGAATTTTCCCTAAATACGATGATGCTGAAATCATTAAAGTTGGAAACCCGCAATTGAGACCGCAATTTACCAATTCGATTGAGTTGGGACACAAATACAATTGGGATAACGGTTATCTGTATTCTGCTCTTTATCATCGTTTTGCAAACGGAACAATTACCAGAATTTCAAGTATTGTTCCTGAAAGTCGATTAATTTATGCTGTGTTTCAAAATGCAGGAAAAAGTTATAATTCAGGGTTGGAAATGATCTGGAATCAGAAGGTTTCGAAAGCTTATTCTTTTAATGTCAATGGAAATATTTACAGAAATCAGATAGATGCATTTTCGGTGGAAAATCTTTATCCACAACCCAATATTTTTTCTTCCAATCAGGAAATAGCTATTTCGGGAAACGTAAAATTGAACAACATTTTTAAATTTTCTAAAGGTTTTGATGCTCAACTAACTGCCGTTTATCTGGCTCCGGATATTATTCCGCAAGGGAAAATAGGTTTGAGATTTTCAGTGGATCTGGGTGTAAAAAAATCAGTTCAGAATGGAAAAGGAGAAATATTTGTAAACGCAACCGATTTGCTGAACACAATGGTCATTAAGAAGAAAATTCAGGGTAATGGCTTTTCTTACACAAGCGATGACTATTATGAAACTCAGGTGTTGAGATTAGGGTATAGTTATAAATTTTAA
- a CDS encoding PepSY-like domain-containing protein, which yields MKKLAFLLTMTTGVVFISAQKIQQKDIPALVQKEFQKQFPAVKDAKWEKEDGKYEVGFKYKGEEMSVLYNAQSVWEEKETEIKVSQLPAMASSYVAKKQLGKIKEASKITKADGSVMYEAEVKSGDVLFDAKGNFVKLAKE from the coding sequence ATGAAAAAATTAGCATTTCTATTAACAATGACTACTGGTGTAGTTTTCATCAGTGCACAAAAAATTCAACAGAAGGATATTCCTGCATTAGTTCAGAAAGAGTTTCAAAAACAATTTCCGGCAGTTAAAGATGCAAAATGGGAAAAAGAAGATGGAAAATACGAAGTAGGCTTTAAGTATAAAGGAGAAGAAATGAGCGTCCTCTACAATGCACAAAGCGTTTGGGAGGAAAAAGAAACAGAGATTAAAGTGAGCCAGCTTCCGGCGATGGCTTCATCTTATGTAGCAAAAAAACAATTAGGCAAAATCAAGGAAGCTTCTAAAATTACTAAAGCTGATGGTTCTGTAATGTACGAAGCAGAAGTTAAAAGCGGAGACGTTTTGTTTGATGCCAAAGGTAACTTTGTGAAACTTGCAAAAGAGTAA
- a CDS encoding efflux RND transporter permease subunit produces MQKSFFLTYKSPLLVLIFLILAGGIYSYTKIQSALFPQITFPKIKIIADAGQQPVNQMTVGVTKVLEDAVKRVPDLQVLKSTTSRGSCEISAFMDWNVNVDLAKQQIESSVNEVRNQLPPDINISVEKMNPSILPVMGYSLNSTSKDPIELKQLALYTIKPFLSQVAGVSEVRIIGGQDKEFRVVMNQAMMARLGITPASVEQAINTTNFIKSNGYSSDFRYLYLTLTDAQIRNESQLKNLVVSNNGNRIVLLSDIAQINVHNAKQYIKVNANGQESILIAVIQQPNANVVDLSKAMEAKIAELQKTLPKDIVLKPYYVQADFVNDSIKSVTDALWIGLVLAIIVAIIFLRSWKASAVILITIPITLSLTMLVLYTMGQTFNIMTLGAIAAAIGLIIDDAIVVVEQIHRTHEEHPEESSNTLVQKAINYLLKAMVGSSLSTIVIFLPFMLMSGVAGAYFKVMTDTMIITLICSFFATWILLPIVYLLLSSGKEKEKNLQHHDVKERKWVGFFIRKPLFSYAFIVVLIILTAIILPNISTGFLPDMDEGSIVLDYNSPPGTSLEETDRELKEVEKIITSTPEVQAYSRRTGTQMGFFITEPNRGDYLIQLKKNRSKTTNEVTDDIRARIDASGLPLTVDFGQVITDMLGDLMSSVQPIEIKVFGTDQKVIEDYSQKIAGIVEKVNGTADVFDGIVIAGPSMVVTPKLPVLAQYNISLPDFQNQLQANLDGNVAGNIFDNVQYTPIRLLYNEKSNQSLSDINNSMIALSNGTLKPLSEFATVSVVPGSAEVNREDLQTLGIVTARLDNGNLGGTIQEIQNQINQKIKLPSGYSVVYGGAYAEQQQSFKELLIILVVSSLLVFSVMLFLFRNILVAVIILFVSVLGLSGGILLLYFTNTPLNVGSYTGLIMMVGIIGENAIFTYLQFHESLATKTKEEAVIYAISTRLRPKLMTALGAIIALMPLALGIGTGAQMHQPLAIAVIGGFVVALPLLLIVLPTLLNKINLKQEETNNP; encoded by the coding sequence ATGCAAAAGTCATTTTTTTTGACCTATAAAAGTCCTTTGCTGGTCTTGATTTTTCTGATATTGGCAGGCGGAATTTATTCTTATACCAAAATTCAGTCGGCTTTATTTCCGCAGATTACTTTTCCGAAAATAAAAATCATTGCCGATGCAGGACAACAACCTGTGAATCAAATGACAGTGGGTGTAACCAAAGTTTTGGAAGATGCGGTGAAAAGAGTTCCCGATTTGCAGGTTTTAAAAAGTACAACCAGCCGCGGAAGCTGCGAAATTTCCGCCTTTATGGATTGGAATGTGAATGTCGATTTAGCCAAACAGCAGATTGAAAGCAGTGTGAATGAAGTGCGAAATCAATTACCGCCCGACATCAATATTTCTGTTGAAAAGATGAATCCGTCGATTCTTCCGGTAATGGGATATTCTTTGAATTCAACTTCAAAAGACCCGATTGAGCTGAAACAATTGGCACTGTATACCATCAAACCTTTTCTTTCACAAGTTGCGGGAGTGAGCGAAGTGAGAATTATCGGCGGACAGGACAAGGAATTTCGTGTCGTAATGAATCAGGCAATGATGGCGAGACTGGGAATTACACCAGCTTCGGTAGAACAGGCGATTAATACGACCAATTTCATTAAATCTAATGGCTATTCTTCAGATTTTCGATATCTCTATTTAACCCTTACGGATGCTCAGATTCGTAATGAAAGTCAGTTGAAAAATCTTGTGGTAAGCAATAACGGAAACCGAATCGTTTTGTTGAGTGATATTGCCCAAATCAATGTTCATAATGCCAAACAATATATAAAAGTAAATGCCAACGGACAGGAAAGCATCCTGATTGCCGTCATACAGCAACCCAATGCAAATGTGGTAGATTTAAGCAAAGCAATGGAAGCAAAAATTGCCGAGCTGCAAAAAACCTTACCAAAAGATATTGTCTTAAAACCATATTACGTTCAGGCAGATTTTGTGAATGATTCTATTAAAAGTGTAACGGATGCGTTATGGATTGGGCTGGTTTTAGCGATTATCGTCGCAATTATTTTCCTTCGTTCCTGGAAGGCGAGTGCGGTTATTTTAATCACAATTCCGATTACACTAAGTCTTACGATGCTTGTTCTTTATACGATGGGACAGACATTCAATATTATGACGTTGGGAGCAATCGCTGCGGCAATAGGATTAATCATTGATGACGCGATTGTCGTTGTAGAACAAATCCATAGAACCCACGAAGAACATCCCGAAGAATCTTCAAATACTTTGGTACAAAAAGCGATTAATTACCTGTTGAAAGCAATGGTCGGTTCGTCACTCAGTACGATTGTGATTTTCTTACCTTTTATGTTAATGAGTGGAGTAGCAGGAGCTTATTTTAAAGTAATGACAGACACGATGATTATCACATTAATCTGTTCATTTTTTGCAACCTGGATATTATTGCCAATCGTTTATTTACTCTTGTCATCAGGAAAGGAAAAAGAGAAAAATCTTCAGCATCACGATGTAAAAGAAAGAAAATGGGTGGGCTTTTTTATCAGAAAACCATTATTCAGTTATGCTTTTATTGTAGTGTTGATTATTTTAACAGCAATCATTTTACCCAATATCAGCACGGGATTTTTACCAGATATGGATGAGGGAAGTATTGTTTTAGACTACAATTCGCCTCCGGGAACTTCATTGGAAGAAACCGACAGAGAACTGAAAGAAGTCGAGAAAATTATTACTTCCACGCCCGAAGTTCAGGCATACAGCCGAAGAACCGGAACCCAAATGGGATTTTTTATCACTGAGCCGAACCGTGGAGATTATTTAATTCAGCTAAAGAAAAACAGAAGCAAAACCACGAATGAAGTTACCGACGATATCCGTGCAAGAATCGATGCTTCAGGGTTGCCATTAACCGTAGATTTCGGACAGGTAATTACCGATATGTTGGGAGATTTGATGAGCAGCGTTCAGCCGATTGAAATTAAAGTTTTCGGAACCGACCAGAAAGTGATTGAAGATTATTCTCAAAAAATAGCCGGAATTGTGGAGAAAGTCAACGGAACAGCCGATGTTTTTGACGGAATTGTCATTGCAGGACCGTCAATGGTTGTCACTCCGAAACTGCCTGTTTTAGCGCAGTATAATATTTCGTTACCCGATTTTCAGAACCAATTGCAGGCAAATCTGGATGGAAATGTAGCCGGAAATATTTTTGATAATGTACAATATACGCCGATAAGATTATTGTACAACGAAAAAAGCAACCAGTCTTTAAGCGATATCAACAACAGTATGATTGCTCTGTCAAACGGAACTTTGAAACCTCTGAGCGAATTTGCAACCGTAAGTGTTGTACCCGGTTCTGCTGAAGTTAACAGAGAAGATTTACAGACGTTAGGCATTGTAACTGCAAGACTGGATAACGGAAATTTAGGTGGAACGATTCAGGAAATTCAGAATCAGATTAATCAGAAAATAAAACTGCCGAGTGGATATTCTGTGGTTTATGGCGGTGCCTATGCGGAACAGCAGCAATCTTTTAAAGAATTACTGATTATTTTGGTGGTTTCCAGCTTATTGGTTTTTTCTGTGATGCTGTTTTTATTCAGGAATATCTTGGTAGCGGTTATCATCTTATTTGTGTCGGTTCTTGGGCTTTCAGGAGGCATTTTGTTACTATATTTCACAAACACACCTTTGAATGTCGGAAGTTACACGGGACTCATTATGATGGTCGGAATTATAGGGGAAAACGCCATTTTCACGTATTTGCAATTCCACGAAAGCTTAGCGACAAAAACTAAAGAAGAAGCCGTTATTTACGCTATAAGCACAAGACTTCGACCGAAATTAATGACTGCTTTGGGAGCCATTATCGCCCTAATGCCATTAGCCTTGGGAATCGGAACGGGAGCACAAATGCACCAACCTTTAGCCATTGCGGTTATCGGTGGTTTCGTCGTTGCATTGCCGCTTTTGCTCATTGTTTTGCCAACATTGCTCAACAAAATCAATTTAAAACAAGAAGAAACAAACAACCCATAA
- a CDS encoding efflux RND transporter periplasmic adaptor subunit produces MKKIILFIIVSLVIFSCNKTSETAPTETPTTDAKPKTLVMVAYPSDTAQLNNMITLNATAAYLLKSDVKANSTGYITKMTIKLADLVGKGSVLFGLQTKEARALGNTINKLDKSFRFNGATTVTSPATGYVAMLNHQIGDYVQDGEVLATITDASSFGFVVDVPYEYLQIIKSKGSLPITLPDNTVLQGRIAKVMPSVDAISQTVKVLLQVPNNNIPENLIGTISFSKTSAYGLSVPKMAVLSDETQSSFWVMKLINDTTAVKTDITKGVETDKYIQIKSGTLTTKDRVIVSGNFGLSDTATVKIQKP; encoded by the coding sequence ATGAAAAAAATAATATTATTCATCATAGTCTCTCTTGTTATTTTCAGTTGTAATAAAACGAGTGAAACGGCTCCTACAGAAACACCTACGACAGATGCAAAACCCAAAACATTGGTTATGGTTGCTTATCCTTCTGATACAGCTCAACTCAACAATATGATAACGCTGAATGCAACGGCAGCTTATCTGTTAAAATCTGATGTAAAAGCGAACAGTACAGGTTATATCACAAAAATGACCATCAAACTGGCAGACCTTGTTGGCAAAGGTTCGGTACTTTTCGGATTGCAGACCAAAGAAGCAAGAGCGTTGGGAAATACCATCAATAAATTAGATAAATCCTTTCGTTTCAATGGAGCAACAACGGTGACAAGTCCCGCAACAGGCTATGTCGCAATGCTGAATCATCAAATCGGAGATTATGTTCAGGACGGGGAAGTTCTGGCAACGATTACCGACGCAAGCAGTTTCGGCTTTGTGGTCGATGTTCCTTATGAATATCTTCAAATCATAAAAAGTAAAGGTTCTTTACCAATCACTTTGCCCGACAATACGGTTTTGCAGGGAAGAATCGCAAAAGTAATGCCTTCTGTTGATGCTATTTCTCAAACTGTGAAAGTGCTTTTACAAGTTCCCAATAACAATATTCCGGAGAATCTGATTGGTACGATCAGCTTTTCCAAAACTTCCGCTTATGGACTTTCTGTTCCTAAAATGGCAGTTTTGAGTGATGAAACCCAGTCTTCTTTTTGGGTGATGAAATTAATCAATGACACGACAGCTGTAAAAACAGACATTACAAAAGGGGTGGAAACGGATAAATATATTCAGATAAAATCCGGCACTTTGACTACGAAAGACAGAGTGATTGTCTCAGGAAATTTTGGATTGAGTGATACAGCAACTGTAAAAATACAAAAACCTTAA
- a CDS encoding TolC family protein — protein MVTFRTYLIRVFLFLMLFFCCFKINAQSKNTLSYFLETAKTNSTVLNDFNNQVLSNRIDSLKLRATYGFIVTGEGTAGYSPNIKGWGYDSALTNGQSLFAGVRVAKEFISRNNLNTRLTGVNASIAQVLAQKNISLQTLNKQITDQYITTYASQQQYNVSKEIIHLLNQEDIVLKKLTQAAVFKQTDYLTFKVTLQQNELTLQQQKADWQNNYSLLKYLSGIVDDTFEPVEAPYFTEKLNSTSFDKSMYQKAFQADSLKLANDAKIIQYNYKPKITAFSDSGYQSSFITSPYKNFGLSVGVGVTIPIYDGHQKKMLLQQNQLSLQTRQKYLEQTQRQYQQMIFQIKSQIEQYNKIINTANEQTTYARTLVEANAKQLPTGDVRMVDFILSINNLLSLKGNIIQYNTTLFNLKNQLQYLIIQ, from the coding sequence ATGGTTACTTTTCGTACATATCTCATTCGTGTTTTTTTGTTTTTGATGTTGTTTTTCTGTTGTTTTAAAATAAATGCACAATCAAAAAACACGTTATCATATTTCCTTGAAACGGCAAAAACGAACAGTACGGTTTTAAATGATTTTAACAATCAGGTACTATCCAACCGAATCGACAGTTTAAAATTGAGAGCAACTTACGGATTCATTGTTACAGGAGAGGGAACAGCGGGATATTCACCCAATATTAAAGGTTGGGGATACGACAGCGCACTGACAAACGGACAATCGCTTTTTGCAGGCGTAAGAGTTGCCAAAGAATTCATCAGCCGGAATAATCTGAATACGAGACTTACCGGTGTTAATGCAAGTATTGCACAGGTTTTAGCCCAGAAAAATATCAGTCTTCAAACGCTTAATAAACAGATTACCGACCAGTATATTACGACTTATGCAAGTCAGCAACAGTATAATGTAAGCAAGGAAATTATTCATTTATTAAATCAGGAAGATATTGTTTTGAAAAAATTGACTCAGGCTGCGGTTTTCAAACAAACGGACTATCTGACCTTTAAAGTTACCCTTCAACAGAACGAACTCACATTACAACAGCAAAAAGCCGATTGGCAAAATAATTATTCTTTGTTAAAATATTTATCAGGAATTGTAGATGATACTTTCGAGCCTGTTGAAGCTCCATATTTTACTGAAAAACTGAATTCTACTTCTTTTGACAAAAGTATGTATCAAAAGGCTTTTCAGGCAGATAGTTTAAAATTAGCTAACGACGCCAAAATAATCCAATACAATTACAAACCAAAAATCACAGCATTTTCAGATAGCGGTTATCAGTCTTCGTTTATAACAAGTCCTTATAAAAATTTTGGATTGAGTGTAGGAGTTGGGGTTACAATTCCGATTTATGATGGTCATCAGAAAAAAATGTTGTTGCAGCAAAATCAATTATCGCTGCAAACCCGTCAAAAATATCTTGAGCAAACACAAAGACAATATCAACAGATGATTTTCCAGATTAAAAGTCAGATTGAGCAATATAATAAGATAATTAATACCGCTAATGAACAAACGACTTATGCCAGAACTTTGGTTGAAGCCAATGCCAAACAGCTTCCTACGGGAGATGTAAGAATGGTGGATTTTATTCTTTCAATCAATAATTTATTGAGTCTTAAAGGAAATATCATTCAGTACAATACGACTTTATTCAACCTGAAAAACCAATTGCAATATTTAATTATTCAGTAA
- a CDS encoding phosphatase PAP2 family protein yields MDIHISEEIQEKQTPNLNTLMIWLSSFGRTSVSVVMVGITSLVFFILRLKKEAVLVVSTLLSGILGLGFKVLINRPRPSKDLVVLLEETKYQSFPSGHVLFYTVFFGALILIILHLKKIKYKVKLFLIIICLSMIFLGAVSRVYLGAHWFTDVLGGFILGILCVLIIAHFYVRNTGNINR; encoded by the coding sequence TTGGACATCCATATTTCAGAAGAAATACAGGAAAAACAAACTCCTAACCTTAATACACTGATGATTTGGCTGAGCTCGTTTGGCAGAACATCGGTTTCGGTTGTAATGGTTGGTATAACTTCACTTGTCTTTTTTATTTTAAGATTAAAAAAAGAAGCTGTTTTGGTGGTTTCTACACTTTTGTCCGGAATTTTAGGGTTAGGATTTAAAGTGCTTATCAACAGACCACGTCCGTCTAAAGATTTGGTTGTTCTTTTGGAAGAAACAAAATACCAGAGCTTTCCAAGCGGTCACGTTTTGTTTTATACTGTATTTTTTGGTGCGTTGATATTGATTATACTTCATTTAAAAAAGATTAAATATAAGGTCAAATTATTTCTGATTATCATTTGTCTTTCTATGATTTTTTTAGGGGCTGTTTCGAGAGTATATCTTGGAGCGCATTGGTTTACAGATGTTTTAGGCGGATTTATTTTAGGTATTCTCTGTGTTTTAATTATAGCACATTTCTATGTTAGAAATACTGGAAATATAAATAGGTAA